DNA from Balearica regulorum gibbericeps isolate bBalReg1 chromosome 18, bBalReg1.pri, whole genome shotgun sequence:
ATTCCTTAGAAATAAATCATCCCTTACACGTACATGGGGACTAGAAGTTCCCGCTATGTGGTGCCAGGAGCCAGCCGGGGACGCAGGCAGAGCTCAGATGGAGCCTCTCCCGCACTCCGGGCAAGCCTTACAGAGTGCCAATTACTTCAGCTCTGCATGACAACAACTCCAGCACGCTAACAAAGAAAGTGTTTGCACAGGCAAAACTGTCCGAGACCCCTTGATGAAAGGAAGGGTGCCAGAGCTCGTTAAACAGCATCGTTTAACTTGACAAGTAACCCCTGTTAAAACTACATTGCAAGAACACAGTACATAAATAGAGCTCAGCCATGAATCATAGAAGGGATATCTGGTCTGGTTaaacaaagcattattttaatttcaagattttataaatacatatttacaaaaGGAAGGTATCAATCCAAAGAGTTAAACAAATGTACAGCTCCCAAGTATCGCTCCAGTACAGGGAGAGAAATCCTCTTAACACAATCCCACAATTTACAATAGCCATTATTCAAAAGGAAACCacattcttaatttaaaatacctcATCTGAAGTTTACAATATCCGCCGCTACGAAAGGACAATCTGCCTTGAACGGAAGTACACAACGAGAAGGATCCGGCCCCTTTCACATAGCTTTTCATGCACCACTTTCTGCTGTCTAAGCGAACGCCGGCAGCCAACATTTCATGGTCCTACAAAAGGCTTTTTCCCAGCCCAGAGACTCCTTGGGGAGCAGGGCTTGAGGACAGCACACTGCATGGATTCAGGAAACGTAAAACCCTGTCGGTCACGTTCCCCACAACCCTGTGCCGAGGGGCTGGTGACCACAGATCACATCACCCTACATCCTCCTGCCCAGAAACAAGGACCCAAGGCAGGAAACGCGCACTGCGCAGTGCCGACGCGACGCCAGATGGCATTGCTTTAACAGCATCAGGCAGACAACTACTGCTCTCACGCTCACTCTGCCTCTGAAACTGTGCCTGCAGCCTTCCTCGGAACTTGGTTTTACTCTTGCTGCGGTCTCCACAAAGATGCAGGCCTACGGGTAAAAAAGGGACCTCCCATAAATCCAGGGGGTTAAGATGTTACTGAGACCTCCAAGAATGCTTCAGATAAATAAAGGACCGCAGCTGCTCAGAAGTCATTTTCTGCAGTTCCCACGATAATCTTCCCTCTAAGCCAACAGCAACATTTCCTTTAGATGTCCTTCACTGCAACGTCTCAGCACCATTCAAATCACAGAATGAGAGGGGTGCGGAGCCAAAAGAGCACTATCTAAACTTATAACAGAAGCGGCAACAACCTCCAAGAACAAAACGCAGCAAAGTCCACAACTGAAACTATCTGAGGCACCAACTGCTGGAGGAGTCGGGGGAGTTCTTGGATAACAAGGCTTGGCTTGTGCATGGGTTTTCTGAAGAAGGACGTCCAGCAATTTCCTCTTAATTCATCCAGTAGTTCTAAACCTGAATGAGAGCCACCTAGgatatttgtttaattaaagtTTAGACAAATTAATTCTAATTAATCAAACTAAAGAAAGGACTGAAACACAAACTGCTAGTGGAAAATCAAATAGAAGTTGCTAGGAGCGTTAACCTGACGTCTTGCACaatttatttacttcttttaaTTCAGATGTCAACGTATGCAGCTCCCAAATCTCATGGTCAGAGCAACATTCTCTGTTGTCCACTACTGTGAATCCAGGCTGGCTTGAGGCTTCCACTGTACTCAGGATGCTGTTTGGTCCTCTTTAGCCACAgtctgcagaaggcaaaggaagaaaaggagtaCAGGAGTACAGAACTGCTATGATTCTGGggcaaaaaattaatttcttccaaagACCGAGACTGGTCTGGGTCTCTGGTTAACCACTGCAGTGGTAAAAGCATTCAGAAGCAAATCCAGCTACAGAAGAGCACAATCCCAGACTGCCAagaaagggttatcaatcatgCTAATGAGAGTAATTCCAGCAAAGATCTGTGAACCACTTGTGGCAGACAAACCtcctgtccccatgtccccatagTTGTCTGCGTAATATAGGACACTCGGGAAACTTGGTAAAAGCAGAAGTTAAATGACAGTCCAGAAGCGAGACAAGGGAGTCCCCTTACTGCTGCAGGGACCTATGGAGGGGAGAAAACCCAGcgctggggaagaaaaggaccTCGAGAAGAGCTGGGTGGAAGTGGGAGAGAATATAAAAGGCAGTGGCAGCCTTTTCGGCCAAGAGCTACGCATGCTGCCGCTGCGCACTGAAGCACAAGGACCAATGCAACTGCCCTCCAGATGGACGGTTTTGTGGCCAGCACAACCTGAAGGGGAAGCAGTGCAACGAAAGGAGTAATTTAGCAATACATTATCCAAGAGCAGTTGCTTGTGAAAAACTTTTGTCACTCTCACCACATTCACTGTGTTCCCTATTCCCAATAAACCAGCCACATTCCAGTAACTTCTATGGCACCAGCAAATAATCTGAGCTCACGATGCGCTGCGAACAAAACTCGATGCCAATAATTAGCAAGTTACTCTGTGACTTTACTAAGGGGGCTCCAATTCACGAGGCAGCAAGATGTGAAGGTTCCCTTCGCAGAACTACAGGTAACaactttttcagtctttcttttcagtaagGAAGCTGAtggacaaaaccaaatacaactGGAGGGTTTCCAAAACCCTGGAAATCTTACCTGCCGCAAGAACTGCTTCCCAAGATAGTTGGTCGCCATGCTTGTCAAGTTCTTTCTGCTGCCAACTTTACACCTGATATAACCATAAAGGTTGGCTCCCTGAAGCACCACTCCCATCACAACCACTGCCTAAGAGACAGGAAAATACAGTCACGAATTTACACCACTTTGCCTGTAACGTACAGGATCTGTTACTGCGTTGAGGGAGTCCACTCACCAGCCATttcactttgaaagaaaagagagcgCTGAAAGCAAATATCACCCAGATCATAGGACAGGTAATTAGACCTAACCAGAAAATTCGGGACTCTGCTTCTGATGAGGTTTTACTCCCTTGCGCTGATACCTAGAAACAGAAAGGACACGGTGATTAACAGGCTGCTCCATTGTATAGATCACACTGTCATTAAAAACAGTCCAGAATCTACAAGTCTCCTGGTTTTTGCCTCCGTGCAGCAGTACTGGGTGCTTTTGAGATCAAGTTCTACATCACAAAcatctttctgcagcagaagaaGTTTCCATTTAAGGGACCCTTTTGTTAACTTTCTCTCAGGAGCAATGGAGGCAGCAGCACCGAATCCTGTTGGAAAGCTTGGGGCTAAAAGGCCCCAGTAGGTTTGGGAAACATTACGGTTACTGCGCAGTTCAGTTACAAAGCATAGGAACAGCCGAACGGGTAGTGTTTTCTACCTCCAAGTCACTGCACAGATGACCAGAATTTCATTAATCCTAGCACAGACAGAACTAACTACTGATACTCTTAGGCATCGAAGTAGTTTCTTTTCACGCACAGAGGGCTGATTCACACCACGCTATTGATTTTATAGTCTTTACAGAGCAGAAGATCCCAACAAGCACTCACTTCTTCCTCCAACAGTTAAAAAATCTGGACTGGGTTAACAACTTACAGGTAAATTTACAGCATCACCAGCAGTTCGGCTACCTTTCCCCCTCCTCCGGCAATATGGTCCAGCTTTTCTAAACTAGCATGGTTTTGAGAGAGAAAGTGCCTGTAGTGAGGGCACAAACTCAACTGGAGAAAGGTTTAGATTCAAGTCCCTACACTGCTGCAGACGTCCCAGTGACCGCAGGAAATTATCACCACCTCACTCGAGATCTGCATGCCATTAGGTCCATACAGAGAGAAGAGATGGGGATCAAAGGGGTAAATACGTGATCAGGATACTAG
Protein-coding regions in this window:
- the TVP23C gene encoding Golgi apparatus membrane protein TVP23 homolog C isoform X2, encoding MVTIILLLSCDFWAVKNVTGRLMVGLRWWNQVDDDGRSHWVFEARKVSAQGSKTSSEAESRIFWLGLITCPMIWVIFAFSALFSFKVKWLAVVVMGVVLQGANLYGYIRCKVGSRKNLTSMATNYLGKQFLRQTVAKEDQTAS